The window GCGGCCTCGAGGACGGTGCCGGTGCCGTAGCGGCCGGTCTCCGGCTCGTCGGTGGCCCATTGCACGCGCTGGATCAGACCCTCGGCGCGTAGCTCTGCGGCCCACGCGGCGACGCGCTGTGCGGCGTGGCCGAAGGCATGCGGGTCTGGCAGGCGGAGCCGCAGTCGCAGGTGGCTGTCGGGGTCGGCGTAGCGGGTGAACCACCAGGTCGGCTCCTCGGTTCCCCAGTCGCTCAGCAGCCGCGGCAGGTGGGTGGTCAGCACCTCCGGCGTGCGGTCGGAGTTGCCGTACAGCTTGAGGTACGCCCACTCGCTCGCGCCCGGTATCCGGCCGGAGGTGCGGCTCACCACGGTCGCGGTCCGGGAGATGGATGTGAGGGTGGGCGGCTGGTCGGCGGCGAAGGGCACGGTGATCTCATGCGCGCGTCCCACCCAGCCGAACGCGCTCTCCGGGGGCGCCTCGTGGAGCACCACCGTTCCGTTTCGGTCCAGTTCGGCCTGGAGAAGTTGGACGTGGGCGGGGATGTCGAGGTCCAGGCGCAGCCGCTGGTCGTCGCTGCCGACATAGACGGTGCGCGGCACGCCGTAGCGGATGCGCCAGTCGGTTAAGCGGAAGGCCCAGTTGTCCCCGCCGAGGTCTCGGGCGCGGAGTCGCCAGCACGCGGCGGACAGGATGGTGCGGCCGACGCGTACTTCGGGCAGGAACGGTAGTTGGGCTGCCGCGCCCCAGGCGAAGGGCAGCAGGACCGCGGCGTGCGAGCGGTGCAGTTCGCACACGAAGCGGACCAGTGGATGGGTGGCGTTGGCGAGTTCCACGGCGTTCATGACCGACGGCTCGACGGGCCGGCCGGTGGCAAGCTGCACCAGGTACAGGCGCTGGGAGTCGGCGACGACGCCGAGGCCGTCCAGGTCGAGGGTGGCGTGCGGGTTGTGCTCGCTGACGGATAGCACCTTCGGCACGACGGCCGGGGCGCGGGCGACGTTGTACGTGGGCAGCCGCAGCGGCGGGCTGGAGACCTGGCCTCGGGTGGCGCCGGCGGCGAGCGTCGGCAGGTTGGCGTACGCGGCGATCATCCGCTCCCGGTCGGGTCGCTCCAGCATGGTCAGGAAGCGGCCGGTGGTGGTGCCGGCGGCGAGGGAGAGCCCGGCCGTGATCAGGGCGAACCGGCCTCGCTCCAGGTCCTTCAGGGAGGGCGACAGCACGGTGAAGCACAGTTCGACGTGCGCGGGAACCTGGTCGGGCTCGCCGAGGGACAGCGCCTGGATGTCCTCCTCGCTGAGGACGATCTCGCGCTGGTCGCTGAGGGCTGCGTTCTGGGCGAGGGCGAGGAGGTACTCGTCGCGGCGGCTTATCGCCAGCACTGGGCGCTTCAGGACCGTGCCGCGGTAGCCGACCGGAAAGCCGAGGCCGGTGTCCGGGTCGGTGAGGTCCCGCAAGGGGACGATGGCGCCCATGCTGTAGCGCTCCAGGAACCGCGCCCGGTAATCACTCCACGCCGGAGAGCCGTTCGGGTACGGCGTGACCCGGGCCATGACCTCCAGGGCGCGCTCAGCCTCACGTGTCACGATCTCCGGGAGGACGATGTCGAGGTCGGGCCGTAGGTTGACGACCAGGGTGCGGTCCGTGATGCCGGTGAGGGCATTCATCCTTGCGCCGGCCTGTGCGCGGAGAGAGCGTTGTTTGTCCAGTGGGCCGCTGTCGTGGGCGCTGAGGAGCGTGCGAATCTGCCGCAGCTTTCTGGCCGTGTCGGAGGCGACTTCGGCTGTTTCGAGCTGGTCGACCAGGTGACCGAGCGCGTCGTCGCACGTCATGGGGGCGTGCAGGCTGCCCAGCAGCACGCGGTGCGCGACAAGGCTGCGCAGCATGTCCTCGATCATCGCAGGCGGGGTGTCGGGGTAGTCGCTGGACAGCTTGGCCGTGAGTTCGCTGACCTTTATGGGTGTACGGGCGAGAGCCAGTACCGCTTCGACGGCCGGGGTGCGCCGTAGCCGCGTATCGGTGGGGCCGTCAGCGCTGCCCGGCTGGTGCTGCACAGTGATGCTGCCCCCTCGCACGGTGCAGGTGGGGTCGACGATGACATGCAGGTGCCGCAGGACGGCCAGGTCGCGTTCCAGGACGGTGATGACGTCCTTCAGCCATACCGCGTCGGCGCGGGCGAAGGCGCGGTGTTCGGCGCCCCACTGGACTCGGGCTGTACCCCCGACACGTATGGGTGCGGGACTACCTCACCGGACACCTTGACCAGTTGCACTACGACACCGCACTCGAAGCGGGCTGGCCCATAGCCACCGGCTCGGTCGAAGGCGCCTGCCGTCACCTCATCGGCGACCGCCTCGACATCACCGGCGCCCGCTGGGGCCTCGCCGGCGCCGAGGCCGTCCTCAAGCTCCGCGCCGTCCACGCCAACGACGACCTCGACCCCTACCTCGCCTACCACCACACCCGCGAACACCAGCGCACCTACCCCGACCAGCACAACTACCAACTCGGAGCCTGATCAACGACCTTCCCCGGAGAGGATCCGCACCCATCGTCTTCTGCATGCGCGACGACTCGGTGTGGCTGCGCTGCAGGGCCGGTCACGAGGCGCGAGAGCCTCGTTTGGACGCCGCCTGGTACAACCGCAATTCCAGTCCGGTAGACCAGTGGCACCCGACCCTTGAGGACGGGCTGCGTCACCCCGGCCACTGACCCCGAAACCCCTCACCCCTGCCCCTGGATATCGCCGGCGCCGGAGGACCGGCCTGGTCAGACCGTCAGCTCCGCAGCCACTTAGGGGTTTCACATGCGCCTTCACACCACGACCGCCCTCAGTCTGAGCGTCCTCACCGTCCTGGCCATGGCGGGCTGCTCCACCGGCAGCACGCCCACTGACGGTCCGGTCTTCCCCGCCTCCGCGCCCAAACAGCAGGAAGGCAAGCACGCTCCGGCACTCGCACCGCTGTCCTCGGCCGAGCTGAGCAAGCGCCTTTTGGACGAGCGGGACCTCGGCGAGGGATATCTCCGCAAGCCACAGCAGCCCAGGGGACATGACGACGTCATAGCGTCCGGTTGCCCGGCCCTGGACGAGCTCGGCGGCGCGGCTGTTGTCGGTGGCGGCCTCGACTTCCCGCGCAAGGCGAAGACGTCCTTCACCTATGCCCACGGCAGCAACTCGGAGGTGGCGGAGGAGTTGTACAGCGACACCGAGGAGAGGCTCTCGAATGGCGTGGGCCGGATCTTCGAAGCGATGACCTCCTGCCCCACGTACCAGCTCTTCTTCGGCAGCACCCCTGTCAAGGTGTCGACTCAGAAGGTGGCCGCGGCCCGGCTGGGCGATGAGCTGTGGAGCCAACTGCTCACCTTCACCGGCAGTGGACGCAGCCACCTCGTCAAGCAGACAGCTGTCCGCACTGGGACGGTGGTCGTCGTGGTCTCCGGCAGCCCCGGCCTTGTTGATGCCCACTTGGCGAAGGCGGTCGACAAGGCTCACAGCGCGGGCTGAGCCCGCCACCCGGAATTACTGAGTGCCTTCGGCGCACGCGGCGACTGCCTTCTGCAGGCCAGTGAAGTCGGTCTCCAGCGGGTTGAGGCGCTTGAGGCTGGACGGCCTGATGCTCTTCTGGCCGGGACACCGCTCATCCAGGACCCGGGTGGGCAGGACGTAGAAGGTCCACTGGCCGAGGTCCAGGGGATCGAGGGTCTGCTTGTCCTGGTGATGCAGCAGGCAGAAGACGTACACGTCCGAGCGGCGCAGTACTTCGGCCGAGGTGGTGCCAGTCTCTGCGTCCCAGCCGGCAGCCGGCGCGATGCCGAACTGGACCTTCGACGCCCCGGACTGCGCCCACGATTGCAGGTAGGCCGTCGACTTCACCTCGACGCGCCACCCTTCGGGCGTGCGGATGTCGACGGTGTCCCATTCGGTGCGGGTGCCGGCTGCCGCGCCCAGGGCCGTGGCCACGAGATACTCGGCCAGGACACCCCGCATAGTGTTGTTGGCCAGGTCGGAGCAGGCCCAGCTCCAGAACTCGCCGAGTCTACCTACTGCTTCGCCGTTGGCCCGTATCGGCTCGCTGCCGCCGCGGCGCGTGATGACCAGCGGGCCAAGATCGGCGTTGCTCATGCTCTCCTCCTGACGACGGCCTGCGGCGAATGGAGCTCAGCCTGACAGCAGTCACTGACAACGGAGTTGGGACCTTCCCGGAGCGGGGCCGCTGTCACCGAATCCGTTGGGTGACGCGAGCTGACGGGTCCGACCATGGCGTGGTCGGGCCCGTCAGTCGTTTGCCGACCTGGAAACGGTTCCTCCGATCGACGTGTCAGGGTTGCCGGTAATCGGCGCGGAAGAGCCTGCCTGTCTGGCCGGGTGATTACCGTGACCGGTGCGGACTGGACGTCAGCGGTGTGACCGCAGGAGGGGTCTGCTCAGCGACCTGCGGGTTGGATCGGGCGCGGGCAGTGGTGCTGCGGGCTTGTTCGGCCCGGGCGCGCGGGCCGGGCGCGTGGCGTTCGCCGAGGCGCTGGACGCGCCAGGTGAGGACTTCGGCCGGTGAGCGGGCATCGTCCAGCGGGCGTTGCCCGGCCGCTTGTTGGAGCAGGGTGGCGGGGTCGTGGCCTGCGCGTTCGGCTTCCGCGAGCACGGCAGCCAATGCGTCCCAGGAGGCTTCGTCGAGGACCTGTTCGGCGTAGGCGGGCACGGCCTTGCGCAGATGTTCGGCGTATCGGCGTGTGGTGTCGGCCGGCGGCTTGCGTTCGGCGAGCCGTGCCAGCGGGGCCGGTGCCGCCTGCCCGTACGCGGCTTGAAGGTGGAGCAGGGTCTGCTGGGCTGCGGCGACCTGCTGGTCGTGGTGGTGCAGGACGCTTCTGCGGCGTACGGCGATGACGGCGAGGATGGCGGCGTCCACGAGCATGGCTACGAGGCTGTCGTCGGCGGGGTGGGTGCTCATGGTCTTCAGGGCGCCGCGGATGGCGCGGGCATGCTGATGGCCCACGCGGGCACGGGTGTTGACCGCGTACTCGAACGCGAAGGCCGCCTGGCGCAGCTCGGAGCGGAGGTGGGCGGGGGCGAGTGCGGGCAGGGCGTAGAGGATCTCCCCGAACGCCACCAGATGCGCTGAGGCTGTGGCCGGGTTGTCCTGGGCGAGGTGGTGGGGGATGCGCTCGATGGTGGCGGTGGCCTGGTGCCACGGGTTCGGCCGAGGCCGGCCTGCTGGTTGCGGGGCGGCGGGTTCGGTGGCGGCGAGGCGTTCCTGGATCTTGGGCAGGGACAGGTCGGTGGCGAGACTGGAGCCGGAGTACCAGATGGGCTCGAAGTCGGTGTTGGTGTCGTCGGGCAGGGCCACCTTGTAGCCCTTGAGGTCCCCGGAGGGCAGGGTGCGGGTTTCGACCTGCAGGCCCGCGTCGGCGAGCAGGTTCAGGAACTCCTCCACACTGTGAGCGTGGGAGACCGCGGTGCGCACCATGCGGCGCAGCTGCTCGCGCGCCGCCCGGTCGCGTCCGTTGCGGGCGGCCTTCTCCGTCTCCGCCCGGGTGGGGCGCTTGGCGGCGGGCCAGGTGTCTCGGTCGCGGTTGACCTGGTGGAGGCCGAAGTCGGTCTCGATCTCGCTGAGTTCTGTCATGACGCGGTGGTAGTCGTTCCAGTTGCGCGGCGGGCGCAGGTCCCCGCGCATCTTGGTGGCGACGATGTGGATGTGGTCGTCCGCGTGGCGCACGGCGATCCAGCGGCAGCCATCCGGATCACCGTGTGGGGCGATGCCGGTGGCGTTCAGGACGCGGCGGGCGATGGTGGCCCACTCGGCGTCGGTCAGGGTGCGGTCCTCGGGTGCGGCACGGAGCGAGCAGTGCCACACATGCCCCTCCGGGGCCTGGTCGCCGACCTGCTTGACCCGCAGGTCGAGGGCCTTGACGAGCTGCTCCATCCGCTCCTTGTGGCTGGGGCTGTCTTCGGGTCCGGGGTCGGGGGCGAAGCCGTCCCAGGAGGCAACGATGTGCTGGTCGGTGTGCACGGTCGCCGTACCCGGACCGAAGAGGTAGATCAGCACGCCCCGGGTCCTGCTGCCCGGCTTGACGATGTTCGCGATCACACCCGGCCCGCCTTCTGCCCGGCCGCCCGGAAAGCGGCCTCGTCCACGGCCTTCACAGCGTCCCGGGCAGTGGCCAGGAGGCGTTCGGCCCGCTCCAGAATGGCGGCGTCCACAGGGTGTGAATCGCCGCCGGAGTTGAGGCGGCGGGCGATCTGGTTGACGTTGGTGCCGATCCGGGCGATCTGGGTGCGCAGGGCGGCGAACTCATCGATCACGTCGTCGTAGACCGTGCGCTGGTCGGGCAGGTGCTCCTCGCCGTTGACGAAGGCCATGACGACCGCGCCGACCAGGTGCGCGCCGGTGATGTCCAACGCCTTGGCCTTGGCGAGGATCTTCGCTTTCTCGCCGACGCTGTAGCGGGCATCGACACGCTCCTTGCGCTGCCCGTCGCCGCTGGCTTCGCGGCGACGGGCGACACGGTAGAGCGCGGCTTCATCGGCGGCGCGCACGACAGCGGGCTGCTGCTCGGCGACGACGTCTTCGCCCACCCCCTCCTGCTCCGGCACGCCCTCGTGCCGGAGCTCCCCCTCCGCCACCCCCGGGGCGGAGGTGCTCGCGATGGACCGGCCCATGGACGGTCCATCGCCATTGCTTGCTGCGCGGTTGTCCGGGGCGTTGGCCGTCTCCTGCCGGTTGGTGTCTTCGTGGTGTCGGTCGTGCACGTGTGGTTCTCCGAGGGTGTGGTCGGCAGGGGAGCTGAGCCGCCGAAGCGCCGAGCTATGGCAGATGAGGCCAGTGGCCGGAGCGATGCGACGGTTGTGAGAGCTGCGGTAGGTGCTGTCAGGGGCAGGGCTGTGGTTGCGAGGGGCGCTTTGGGGACCGGTCCCCAAAGCGCTGCGGTGCACGGTCCCCAGACAATTGGGGACGGGACGCGACGCTCATCGGGGACGGTCCCCCTGACACGTCGTCACGGGGACCGTCCCCCTTTCACCCCACGGTCCCGGTCCCCGCAGGGACCGAAGGGGGCTGTTCCGGGGACGGTCCCGGTTGCTGGGGACGCTCCGGGGACCGCAATAAAAGTCCCTCTGAGCTGCGGTTTCAGAGGGGACCGGTCCCCGGCAGCCGTCGGCACGGTCCCCGGGACGCGGTCCCCGAAGTGCTCGTCGGGGACCGCGTACGACCGGTTCGGGACCGACGTTCGTAGCCCCACGAAGCTGCGCGAGGAGCGAAGTCGGACCGCGTCAGGCAGCTCGGTGTCGGTCCATCCGGGCAGCGGCGAGGTCGACGCGCGACGGGTGGGGAGTCGTACGTACGGCATTGCCCCGGGCGGCTCCGTCAGGGCTCGCCCTGCGTTGACGGCACGGGGAGCCCACGGGGGCGTGGCACCAGTCGCACCGGACACCGAGCGCATCGGGGACGCCCTCGGCGACGGCGGCCTCGCGCGCGGCGCGGGTCGGACGGTAGCGGGCCAACTCGGCACGAACGGTCGGCGGGATGCACGAACCGATCTCGTGCAGGCGCTCCTCGACGTCCCGAGGCCGGCCATCGCTGGTGATCTGCCGGTGCGTCGACGGGGCGGCCGTGCCGGCGGCGACAGCGTTCCGGGCACGGAGCAGCTCGGCACGCCAGGCGGCCGGATCGTCGGGGTCGGCAGTGGGAGTGGGGTCGGTGTGCCGGTCGAGGCGGTCGCGTCGGTGGGTACGCCATCTGCGGGCGATGTCCACGGGCAGGATCGGGTACGGCGAGTCGAGGATGTGGGACCGTATCGCTTCGCGGACGTCCCAGCCGTGGTCGGTGGCGAAGGGCACGTCGTCGAGCAGCTCCTGCCACTGGGCGATCTGGCCACGGGCCTCGCCCGTGCCGGTGCGGATGGTGCGGGGGTCGAGGCGTCCGATGTAGGCGAGGACGGCGGCGACTTCGCGTCGGTGCAAGGGCGGGTTACTCCGTTCCGGTCGGGTCGTCGAGGGCGGCGAGCAGGGCGGCCATGTGCGCTTCGGAGCGCGTCATGCCGGTGGCTGCGGTGGGGGTGCCGCCAGGCAAGGCGTAGAGGTTGGGGCGGCCAGGGGCTGGGGTGTGCTCCCGAGCGATCCACGCGCGCCAGTCGGCGGCCCACGCGTCGATAGTGCGGGGCGCCCAGGTGGCCCGGTAGGTGCGCCACTTCTCGTCGGCGGCGCGCAGGGTGTGCTCGCCGAGTCGGTCGAGGTGGCCGTGGTGCTGCAGCCAGGCACGGGCATCGTCGTCGATGTGCCACTCGATGGCGGAGATGAGCGGGGCAGAGCTGCTGCTGCTCTTACCGTTCACCTTCGGTTCTCTTCTGTTCTGGGGGCCGGAATCTGCACCCCCATCGGGTCGGAATCCGTACCCCCCGGGGGCCGGATTCCGTTCCCCGGGGTCGGATTCTGATCCCCTCTCGAAGTGCTCGGCAGGGTCGGATTCCGATCCCCCGAGGGTCGGATTCCGCCCCGATGGGGGGACCGGATTCCGGTCCCCTTCCCGGGGCTGGTCCGCGAGGAACCGGGCGGCAACCGGGAGGACGTAGTACGTCTCTCCCCGTGGCCCCTTGCGGTCGGGGAGCTGCACCAGCTCGCCGCTGGCGATCAGATTCGCCAGGGCGTCGCGCACAGCGGTGCGGGAGGCGTTGGCGCGTTTCATGAGGGTGGGCACGGACGCGTAGGCGACGCAGTGCCGGTCGCGGCACCGGTCGGCGATCAGGGCGAGGACCATGCGGGCGGTGCCCTTGCTGCGGCTGTGGTCCCAGACCCATTCGCGGGCGTCGTAGCTCATCGGGCGGCGGCTCCTAGGTCAGGACGGGGAGGTGCGATCGGCCCTCGTCGGGCGGTGCACAGGGAGGGGGTTGCACACAGCCCCGGTCCGAAGGCGCGGGGGAGGGCTGGTGGCGTCGTATGGCCAAGACAGCCACACCCATGCCGCACAAGTCCAGCATTCCGCCGGGAAATCAGACAGCTGACGGCGAACGTGTGCTGCGAGGCAGGAATAAAACCATAAACCCGGATCGCCGGTTGCCGAAATAATGCACCGTCAGGTGAAGCCAGAAGCATCACATCGGGAACCCGTTGACTCCCGCTGAGAGTGCAAGCTACAACACAACACCCCACGTCAGAGCATGCCATCGGGCTGGCGAAGACACCGCCAACCGGACACTCGGAACCCGGCCCAGAGGTAAGCCCCGCCCGTTCGCCGGGCGCAACATAGCCGACGATCGCCGGTTAACCAAACCGGTGAATGGAAGCTACAAATGGAGCCATGGCAGCACGATCCCTGGAAATCGGGCCGGCCGGAATACGGACCGCTCGCACCATCGAAATTCTCCGCACCGAACGCGGCCTCGCCCAGCGCGAGCTCGCCGCCCGCGTCACCGCCCTCGGCCGTCCGATGACCAACACGATGCTGTCCCGCATCGAACGCGCCCAGCGCCGCTGTGACATCGACGACCTCGTCGCCCTCGCCCAGGCTCTCCGGGTCTCGCCCCTGGCTCTCCTCCACGGGACCCGCACCGCGTAGTTCCAGGCGACGCCGCCGAACGGCCTGCCACGCCCAACCACATCCGAGTAAAGGACCCAACGCCCTTGCGCCGACCCGCAATACCCCCTGCCTTTCCCCGCTCCCAGCGCACCGCCTGCACCGCCTGCACCGCGCAGGAGGTGACCGCGCATGGCTGACCGCCTCCTGACCGTGGCCGAGGCCGGCGACATGCTTGGCACGGGCGAGCGCTTCGTCCGCCGCCTGATCGCCGAGCGCCGCATCCGCTACGTGAAGCTCGGCCGCCCGGTCCGCATCCCCGAGAGCGCGATCACCGAGTACGTCGAGGCACGCACCGTCGAGCCGGTCCGCCGCCTCCGTGCCCGCTACGGGAAGGCGGCCTGATGGCGGCACGCAAGCCGCAGCGGCGGCGCGAGTTCGGCACGGTACGCAAGCTCGCCTCCGGCCGATGGCAGGCCCGCTACCTCGGACCGGACGGCCAGCGGCACAAAGCACCGGAGACGTTCGAGACCAGGTCTGACGCCCAGGACTGGCTCAACCTCGTCCGCGCGGACATCGAGCGCAACGCATGGAGCGACCCGGACGCCGGCGCGGTCAACTTCGAGAAGTACGCCCTGCGTTGGATGGAGGAACGCGGCCTGGCCCCGACCACGGTCGACCGCTACAACGCGCTGCTGAGCCTGCACATCCTGCCCACCTTCGGTGGTAAGGACCTGGACGAGATCGCCCCGCCCTCCATCCGTACCTGGAGGGCCGAGCGACTGAACGCCACCGGCGCCACCACCGTCGCCAAGTCCTACCGCCTGCTGAAGGCCATCCTCCAGACGGCGGTCGACGACGACCTCCTGCGCAGTAACCCGTGCCGTATCAAGGGCGCAGGAAAGGAGGAGGCCGACGAGCGCCCGACCGCGACCGTCGACCAGGTATTCGACCTCGCCGACGCCATGGGCCCGCGCT is drawn from Streptomyces bottropensis ATCC 25435 and contains these coding sequences:
- a CDS encoding lantibiotic dehydratase, producing MRVGGTARVQWGAEHRAFARADAVWLKDVITVLERDLAVLRHLHVIVDPTCTVRGGSITVQHQPGSADGPTDTRLRRTPAVEAVLALARTPIKVSELTAKLSSDYPDTPPAMIEDMLRSLVAHRVLLGSLHAPMTCDDALGHLVDQLETAEVASDTARKLRQIRTLLSAHDSGPLDKQRSLRAQAGARMNALTGITDRTLVVNLRPDLDIVLPEIVTREAERALEVMARVTPYPNGSPAWSDYRARFLERYSMGAIVPLRDLTDPDTGLGFPVGYRGTVLKRPVLAISRRDEYLLALAQNAALSDQREIVLSEEDIQALSLGEPDQVPAHVELCFTVLSPSLKDLERGRFALITAGLSLAAGTTTGRFLTMLERPDRERMIAAYANLPTLAAGATRGQVSSPPLRLPTYNVARAPAVVPKVLSVSEHNPHATLDLDGLGVVADSQRLYLVQLATGRPVEPSVMNAVELANATHPLVRFVCELHRSHAAVLLPFAWGAAAQLPFLPEVRVGRTILSAACWRLRARDLGGDNWAFRLTDWRIRYGVPRTVYVGSDDQRLRLDLDIPAHVQLLQAELDRNGTVVLHEAPPESAFGWVGRAHEITVPFAADQPPTLTSISRTATVVSRTSGRIPGASEWAYLKLYGNSDRTPEVLTTHLPRLLSDWGTEEPTWWFTRYADPDSHLRLRLRLPDPHAFGHAAQRVAAWAAELRAEGLIQRVQWATDEPETGRYGTGTVLEAAERFFAADSAAALAQLALPIPDRLRPAVTAASFVDIADAFLGSPADSRAWLTTNLLKNDGDPAPRDVLTTAIRLSTPDPDHASLRSLPDCAYVATSWARRRDALTAYHQALKGNGADPAAVLPSLLHMHHNRTTGIDPGSEATCRRLARAAALSWTARTQGAPR
- a CDS encoding relaxase/mobilization nuclease domain-containing protein, translated to MIANIVKPGSRTRGVLIYLFGPGTATVHTDQHIVASWDGFAPDPGPEDSPSHKERMEQLVKALDLRVKQVGDQAPEGHVWHCSLRAAPEDRTLTDAEWATIARRVLNATGIAPHGDPDGCRWIAVRHADDHIHIVATKMRGDLRPPRNWNDYHRVMTELSEIETDFGLHQVNRDRDTWPAAKRPTRAETEKAARNGRDRAAREQLRRMVRTAVSHAHSVEEFLNLLADAGLQVETRTLPSGDLKGYKVALPDDTNTDFEPIWYSGSSLATDLSLPKIQERLAATEPAAPQPAGRPRPNPWHQATATIERIPHHLAQDNPATASAHLVAFGEILYALPALAPAHLRSELRQAAFAFEYAVNTRARVGHQHARAIRGALKTMSTHPADDSLVAMLVDAAILAVIAVRRRSVLHHHDQQVAAAQQTLLHLQAAYGQAAPAPLARLAERKPPADTTRRYAEHLRKAVPAYAEQVLDEASWDALAAVLAEAERAGHDPATLLQQAAGQRPLDDARSPAEVLTWRVQRLGERHAPGPRARAEQARSTTARARSNPQVAEQTPPAVTPLTSSPHRSR
- a CDS encoding MobC family plasmid mobilization relaxosome protein, whose translation is MHDRHHEDTNRQETANAPDNRAASNGDGPSMGRSIASTSAPGVAEGELRHEGVPEQEGVGEDVVAEQQPAVVRAADEAALYRVARRREASGDGQRKERVDARYSVGEKAKILAKAKALDITGAHLVGAVVMAFVNGEEHLPDQRTVYDDVIDEFAALRTQIARIGTNVNQIARRLNSGGDSHPVDAAILERAERLLATARDAVKAVDEAAFRAAGQKAGRV
- a CDS encoding zinc finger domain-containing protein, translating into MHRREVAAVLAYIGRLDPRTIRTGTGEARGQIAQWQELLDDVPFATDHGWDVREAIRSHILDSPYPILPVDIARRWRTHRRDRLDRHTDPTPTADPDDPAAWRAELLRARNAVAAGTAAPSTHRQITSDGRPRDVEERLHEIGSCIPPTVRAELARYRPTRAAREAAVAEGVPDALGVRCDWCHAPVGSPCRQRRASPDGAARGNAVRTTPHPSRVDLAAARMDRHRAA
- a CDS encoding helix-turn-helix domain-containing protein → MAARSLEIGPAGIRTARTIEILRTERGLAQRELAARVTALGRPMTNTMLSRIERAQRRCDIDDLVALAQALRVSPLALLHGTRTA
- a CDS encoding helix-turn-helix domain-containing protein, which produces MADRLLTVAEAGDMLGTGERFVRRLIAERRIRYVKLGRPVRIPESAITEYVEARTVEPVRRLRARYGKAA